The sequence below is a genomic window from Salicibibacter cibarius.
AGAATCGATATTCTCGTTAACAACGCGGGAACGGTTGATCATGTTTCAAAAATTGAAAAACAAAATGATGACTTATGGGAACGTGATCTTCAGGTCAACTTAACCGGCTCCTATAACTGTACGAAAGCGGTCTGGCCATACATGAAAGAGCAGGAATACGGACGCATCATTAACATGGCTTCCATCGTCGGCTTAGCCGGTGGCTTCGGGCAGGCAAGCTACGCGGCCACAAAAGGCGGCTTGCTCAGCTTCTCCAAAAGCATGGCTTTGGAAGGGGCGAAGTACGGCATTAACGTCAACGCCATTGTCCCAGGCATTATCGGGACAGAAGCCTTCAAAATGGGCAATAAAAAGATGAACGATCGCATGGTTGAACGTACAGCGTTTAAACGCCCGGGCGAACCGGATGACATTGCCAATGCCATCACTTTCCTCGTCTCGGACAAAGCCAAGTACATCACCGGTGTCGGCCTGAATGTGACTGGCGGAATTGACTTGTTTACGTTCTAATTCGAACACAAAGGAGGGATTTTCATTCATGACAGAAGCAGTAATCGTCGATGCGTTGCGAACCCCTGTCGGGCGTAAAAAGGGTTCGTTGTCGGAAAAGCACCCTGTCGATATCCTTGTACCGGTGCTTCAGGAACTCGTGAACCGGAATAACGTTGAAGCAGGTGACGTCGAGGATGTCATTACAGGCTGTGTCACCATGATCAAAGAGCAAGGCGGCAATATCGGGCGTCAGGCTGTACTGGCAGCCGGGTTTCCGGTTGAAGTGCCGGCATATTCCTTGAATCGCATGTGTGGTTCAAGCCAGCAATCGCTCAACGCCGCGGCTCAGGAAATCATCGCCGGAGACGCGGATGTTTCCATCGCCTGCGGTGTCGAAAACATGACGAGCATTAAAATGGGAACGGACATGGGCAAATTCAGCAAAGATTTGACGAAACGGTTCAACATCGTTCCTCAAGGATTGTCTGCGGAAATGATCGCGGAAAAATGGAACTTGGAACGTGAAGAGCTCGATGAATACGCGTTGGAAAGCCATCAACGGGCTGCCAAAGCGACCGATAACGGGGAATTCAAACGGGAAATCATTCCGATGGAAGTGGATATCGAAGATGGCAAGAAGACCCTTGATCAAGATGAAGGCATCCGCAGAGAGACATCCATGGAAAAACTCGCCGGGCTCACCCCCTCCTTCAAGCCGAAAGATGGGGTCGTAACCGCCGGTAACGCGAGTCAAGTGAGCGATGGCGCATCAGGTATTTTACTCATGTCGAGGGAAAAAGCAGAAGCATCAGGCTTGAAACCTCGTGCCCGTGTCATTGCCCGGGCGGTGGTCGGCGAGGATCCGGTCATCATGTTAACCGGGATTATTCCGGCGACACGAAAAGTGTTGAAGAAAGCGGGACTGAGCCTGGGTGATATGGATGGCATCGAAGTCAACGAAGCGTTTGCTTCTGTCGTAAAAGCGTGGGAACGGGAATTTGAACCGGATATGAGCAAGGTTAACCCACGCGGGGGTGCGATTGCCCTTGGGCATCCGCTAGGTGCCAGCGGTACGAAATTAACGGCGACACTTCTCAATTACTTGGAAGATACAGATGGCAAATATGGGCTTCAAGTGATGTGTATCGGTTTCGGCATGGCTACAGCCACGATTATTGAGCGACTATAAATCAAAAAACCCTTAAGGAGGCATTTACAATGGCAGAGATGGCTCAAAGTACGGAAAAAGTTTTTCAAATGATTGACGCGGCGCTAAAAACAGACCCATCGGCAATAGAAGACGCGGAAGGCGTATACCAGTTTAATCTCACGGGTGATGATGGCGGCACGTATCAAATGATTATCGAAAGCGACGGTGCCCGTGCCGTTAAAGGCGAAGAAAAAGAACCGGACTGTACGTTGGAGATTTCAGCAGACGACTATAAGAAAATGGTCGCGGGTACGCTTAATCCGACCGAAGCTTTCATGGGCGGCCAGCTGACCATTGATGGTGACATGGGCATGGCGATGAAGCTGCAAACCGTGCTCAATACGTTCTCATTTTAATGCCAAAAAGGTGGGAAGGTCGACTTCCTTCCCATGATTCTAAAAAATCATAAGTGTTTTTTATAAAAATGTTTCATAACCTTATAGAAATGAGGGGGAAAAATGGTACAACATGAAAGATTCCAAACGGTAGAAAGTCAATTGAACTGGAACGCGCCGATGTACAGATTGTATGAAAAGGCAAAAAAGAACTATTGGGACCCGGCCAACATTGATTTTAGCCAAGACCAGGAAGATTATCAGAATATGTCTTCCATGGACCGGATGTTTGCTTTGCCGCTTGTAGGCGCTTTTGCCGCGGGAGAAGAAGCGGTTACTCTTGACATCTTGCCGATGCTCGAAGTCATGGCACGCCAAGGCCGACTCGAAGACACGATGTTTTTAACCACTTTCTTGCATGATGAAGCAAAGCACACGGAAATGTTTTCTCGCTGGCAAACAGCGGTTGGCGTCGCGGACTTGGATCTTCACAACTTCCACAATGACGATTACAAACGCGTGTTTTATCAAGAGCTGCCCGAGAAGATGGACCGCTTGAAGACCGACGACTCGCCAGAGGCCATCATTCGGGCCGCAACCGTCTATAACATGATTGTGGAAGGGACGCTTGCGGAGTCAGGCTATCACGCGTTCCGGCAAATCTTTAAGGAAGCAGGTTTAATGCCCGGCATTTTGAAAGGCATCGACTTGTTGAACCAGGATGAAGGCCGACACCTTCAATTCGGTATTTTTACCATTCAACGGCTAGTGGCCGGCAATGACAAGCTGATGAAAGTCTTTCACGATTATATGGATGAATTATCCCCGTACGCGTTTGGGTTTGTTGATTATTTAACCGGTTTGTTTGAGGAGACAAAAAAGCATGAATGGGTCGATATGACGTTAAAAGTTGATCCGAACTTGATGAAAGAGTATGCACGCAGTCAATTTGACATTCGCAAAAGCAAAGTCGAGCGGGCACGAAAATATGAAAGCGGTGCCGAATTGGAAGCAGCGGCGACCAAACAATAAACCGGGAGGAGGCTCAAAGTGGTTGTATTTAACAATGAAGAAGAGACCTATGAACTTATCGGTGGTTTTTTTGGCAGGTAAGAAAGTATAAATCAACTTTCATACCTGCATAAGTGCAACTAAGGCTTTCGCCATAAAAGCTTGGCGAAAAGCCAAGTTTTCTAAAAGAAATCAAGGACAGTGAGCCGATTCGGGACATGATGCAAACACTTGCCCCGGATGAAGGATACGATGCTTATTGCCAGTTCGTGTACACGGATCCTGAAGGAAAAGTAACCATTTACGAAGGGGAAAATAATCCGGTCGAAATTGAATTGGGCGAAACAGACCGAAGCGCGGAACTCAAGTTCACGCAGGATGCGGATATCGGCCTGCAATTTTGGCTCGGCGAATTGGATTTACAACAAGCAATGGCCCGCCAACAAATACAAGCAGAAGGACCGCTTGCGAAAGCGATGCAGGTGTTGCCGCAAATTGAAAAAATTCATCCCAGGGCGTATTTAGAGAAAAACGGAAGGGAAGACGTTTTAGTCAAAAAAAATTAAACAAATGAAGCGCAAAGGATTCCGGATAAAAGAGGCATTGATGGGCAAAAAGGATAGGAGCTACACGTAACAATAAAAAGCCCAATCCAATGCAGAACGGCTAAAATAAGTGGAATGTTGCATTTAGAGGGACGGCAATTCTGTTCCCGTTCCTCAAAAAAGAAGAAAACGGCATCTAGAGGGACGACAAACCCGATCTCATCCCTTAAATGGGGTGGATTCGCTTTGAATGAATCGATGCAGTCTTTTGATAGGAGTAAATCCGACTAGCTTTTTAGTCCATGTTTTGCATAGATATCTGACTTTTATGCAGTCAAATCGGGTTTTACAAGTTCATCGAATTATAGGATCACACCATAGGAAAGAACTTTTGAAACATCAACTAGTTTTTCAATTATAGACTTCGGTGACGAACCAATCTAAATTTATAACGTTTGGAGGTGGCCGAATCTTGAACGATCATGCCATTGACCTCTATGATATAACCATTATTGGCGGAGGACCTGCAGGCTTGTTTACTGCTTTTTATGGGGGCATGCGTCAGGCAAAAGTGAAAATTATCGAGAGTATGCCGCAACTGGGCGGGCAACTTTCCGCCCTCTATCCCGAGAAGTATATCTATGATGTTGCCGGTTTTCCGAAGGTTCGCGCTCAAGGCCTTGTGGACAATTTGGTTGAACAAATGCAAATGTTTGAACAAACCGTTGCGCTTGATCAATCCGTAGAGAACGTCAATAAGCTGGACGATCAAACATTCCGAATTGAAACCGATAAAGAGACGCATTACTCACGGACGGTTATTATTGCTGCCGGTGTCGGCGCCTTCCAACCCCGCAAACTCAAAATCGAAGAAGCCGAACAATATGAAAACAGAAATCTCCACTATTTTGTAGACAATTTGGGTGCTTTCAAAAATCAAGAAGTCCTTATTTGCGGAGGTGGAGATTCTGCTGTTGATTGGACGTTAATGCTTGCCAATGAAGCAAATGTTACGCTTACGCATCGTCGTGATAAATTTCGCGCGCATGAGCATAGCGTCGCCGAATTGCAATCGGCGCCCGTCAATTTGCACACGCCTTTTGAAGTGAGTGAACTTCGAGGCAATGGTGAAAAAATTAATCAAGTCGTCCTTCAAGAAGTAAAAGGAACGGACCAAAAAGTGGTGAATGTTGATAACGTCATTGTAAACTACGGATTTATTTCATCCCTCGGTCCCATTAAAACGTGGGGACTCGACACGACAAAGAATTCTATTATCGTAAATTCCCGAATGGAAACAAATATCAAGGGGATCTACGCAGTCGGGGATGTTACCTCTTTCGATGGCAAAGTAAAGCTGATTGCCACCGGATTTGGCGAAGCCCCAATCGCTGTTAGTAACGCCAAAGCCTATATAGATCCTAACGCTCGCTTGCAACCCGGGCATAGCACGCATATGTTTTAGCCGATGTGAAACGTACAGTTTTTATTGTAATTTTTTCCTGAGATAGGTGAGAAAAATGCCATTTGTCATTACATCCCCGTGTGAAAATGAAAAAAATAGCGCTTGTGTTGATGTATGTCCAGTCGATTGCATCGAAGAAGGCGAGGATATGTTCTATATCGACCCGGACATTTGTATAGATTGTGGCGCGTGCGAGACGGTTTGCCCGGTGGAGGCTATTTACCCTGACGATGAAGTGCCTGAACAAGAAGCAAAGTATATCGAAATAAATCGAAATTTCTTTTAGGGAAATCAGGGTTGGAAAAGCTTTAAAAATGGATTGGAGAGAAGCCTGACACAAATACAGGAGGGCTTTCAATGGACGCGAATAATTTAGTGGAGATGCTGAGTCAAACCGTAGAGCGTTATCCGGACAAAGAGGCATTAATTTGGAAACAGAGCAGCGGTTACACGGGTATGACGTACCGGGAATTCTGGAATACAATCCGCAATGTAGCGTCTGGTTTGCATCGGCTCGGTGTGAAGCCGGATGACAAAGTTGCTATTTTGTCAGACAGCAATCAGATTTGGGCAATTTCCGACTTTGCCATCGCTAGCCTAGGGGCGATTAGCGTTCCGGTTTATCCGACTCTTCCATCCAATCAGGTTTCCTATGTTCTGAACAACGGGGACTGTACGGTTGTCATCGCCGAAGATGATGAACAGTTGCAAAAAGTCAAGGATGGGAACGCGAATGTCCAGCATTCGATTGTGATGAAACCCGCCTCCGGTTTTACTTCCACTGACAATGTCTCTTCTTTTTCTTCTTTGGAAGAAGATGGCGCCTATCACCCTTTGAAAGATTGGGAAGAGCAGTGGAGGGCGATTAAAGGTGACCGGTTAATGACGATCATTCATACGTCCGGTACGACCGGTGCTCCTAAAGGGGTGATGCTTACCCATGACAATTTTTTGAGCCAAATGAAAGCCATTCAATTTTGGGTGATGGAATTAAAAGCGGAAGATATTCACCTCTCTTACCTCCCGTTATCGCACGTGTTCGAACGAATGGCAGGACATTTTATGCCTCTCATGGCCGGAACGACTATTGCTTACGCCGAAAGCATCGATACGATTCAGGATAATTTGCAGGAAGTAAAGCCGACGATCATGACGAGCGTCCCGCGATTGTTCGAGAAAGTGTATGCGAAAGTGGTCGATCAAATTGAAAGTGGCTCTCCTATGAAACGAAAAATTTTCAATTGGGCGATTGATGTCGGGAAGGAAAGATATGATTATTATTTAAATACGCCCGTGCATGAGTTGGTGCTTAAACCAATGCCGAAAAAACTCCAAAGTCAAGTGGCTCGCGCGGATCGCTTGGTGTATCAAAAAATTAAAGAACGGCTTGGCGGCAGGATGCGCGGGATGGTCGTGGGTGGCGGAAGTCTGAATCCTGACATTGCCAAGTTTTTTTGGTCACTTGATATTCCAATATTGGAAGGATACGGATTAACCGAGACATCCCCGGTCGTGACGACGAACCCAATGACGAGAGCTAAAATCGGGACGACCGGAAAACCAATTCCGGGTTGCAGAGTACGTATCGCTTCCGATGGAGAGGTACTCGTAAAAGGGCTCAACGTCATGCAAGGCTATTATAAAAATAAGGAAGCAACGGACAAAGACATCGTGGACGGTTGGCTCCATACCGGAGACATCGGGGCATTCGATGAAGAAGGCTATTTGAAAATCATCGACCGTAAAAAACGAATTCTCGTATTGTCCACCGGGAAAAATGTAGCCCCGGCTCCGATTGAAAGCGCGATCAACGAAAGCCGTTACATTGAATTTGGCGCTGTGGTTGGGGACGGCCGTAAATATGTAGCCGCGCTCGTCACTCCCGATATGGAAAACTTACTTCCGTGGGCGAAACAACAAGGAATTCAAACCGAATCGAGGGTGGAACTGTGCGCACGTGACGACGTCCAACAATTGTTGATGGATGAAGTTGCCCGTCACACAAATGCTTATGCTGATTATGAAAGGCCTAAGAAAGTGGTCACCATTGGCGATGAATGGACCGTCGACAGCGGAGAATTAACCCCGAAATTATCACTGAGAATGAAGAATATAGAAGAGAAATATAGAGAACACATTGAAAAAGCGTACGATGAAGCATCCATCTCTGCCAAAGAAGTAGCTGCAGGAACCCAATAGACAACACGGAGAGGGGGAGAAACCACGCCATGGCTGTTTTAAAAGAGGAAGATAGAGAAGCAAAAACAGGTGCCATCCGTGCCGAAATCGAAAGAGAAAAAGCGAAAATAACCATTGGGAAACGACGCCGAAAAATCTTTTCCGTATTTGCAAAACACGGATTAACGTATCTGCTCAAAGACACCTTGAGCTGGAAACTGGCAGGAAAGCAAAAGCGCAGCCAACAAGAAGATGAACACCTCAGACAGATCGGTGCGCGCATGCGCACCGCGTTTGAAGAACTTGGCCCAACATTTATTAAACTCGGCCAAGTATTGGTTACCCGCCAGGATCTGCTCCCGGCTCCGATCACACAGGAATTGGAAAAGTTGCTCGACAAGGTACCTCCAATAGGATACGACTATATTCGATGTATCGTCGAAGAAGAATTTTCCGACGGAGTGGATCGATTCGAATGGATTGATGAAACCCCTCTTGGATCCGCTTCGCTGGGACAAGTCTATAAGGCTGGGCTAAACGACGGGACAACGGTTGCCCTGAAAGTTGTGCGTCCGACTGTGGACAAATTGTTCCAAACCGATATCACCGTAATTAAAAAGATGACCGCTCTTTTGCAAAAGCGATTATCTCCTGAATTGGCTGTCGCTCTTGACCTCGGCGCATTGGTCCGGGATTATTACAGCAGTGCCATGGATGAATTGGACATGACCGAAGAAGCCGGCAAGATGAGGGAAGCAACCCAATATCGAAAAAGTACCTCATACGTAAACGTTCCGGAGGTTTACGATGCAACGAAAAATGTACTGATCATGGAATATATTGACGGCTGGTTGATTAAAGACTTTCCGGTCGATTTTTTGACCTTTGAAGAACGGATGAAAATAATGATTGATCTCGTCCATCTTTATATTCAACAAATGATGGACGGCCACTATCATGCTGATGCTCACGGATCCAATATCATGATTAATAAACATACGAGAAAAGCGGTCATCATTGACTGGGGAATGACCGGACGCATGGACAGCGTGATGGCCCATGTACTTATGAGGGCAATCATGCAAATTCAATCCAACCAAGCAGAAGATGTTGCCGAGGTATTTATGGAATTGATGAGCCCGACCATTTACACCGACGTAACCAAACTGAAAGATGAGATGAGAAGTCTTTCCCTGCACTACGTCAATACCGCCCAGGGGAGTGATCGATACAATTATGGACGACTTGTCATGGAAATGACGTCGCTCGGGATCAAAAACTACTGCAAGGTCCCTAATGCTTTGGCTTTGTGGGCAAAAGGATTTTCTGCCACTGAAGGAGCGGCTCGATGGATTTGTCCGGAAATTTCTTATGGACAAGTCATTGAAGCGTATGAGGTTCCGATTTTAAAAAGCATACTGGGCAAACGGTTCAATTATCGTTCGAATGCAAGCTTCGTGGCGGAAACGTCGAAGATGGTGGCGACACTTCCGCGCCGCACAAATAAAGTGATGGAGAATCTCGCGGATAACAAAGTGCAATTGAACCTTCAAATTCAGCCGGATAAAGTCACTCGCAATATGTTGAATCAAATCGCCAATAGATTGGCGCTGGCGTTAGTGACCTTCGCCCTCATTGTGACCAGCGGCATTGTGATAAGCAGTATGCCGGAGGCAACAGTTCTGGGATTGTCTGTGGAAACGATTGCGAATATAGGATTAGGAACGTCCATCGCAATGGTCTTTTTTATGTTTGTGCGATTCATTCGTACGCGAAAACACCGATCTCTTTTATCTCGGTGATAAGCGCCCGAAAAACTCCGCTACAACCCCGTAAGCGGTAGTTAACGGGCGACTAACACCCCGATTCGTTCAACTAACCATCTGAGGAGGAAAAAAATCTCCTCAGATGGAGTTTCACTTCATAGCACCCCCGTCATTTGTAGGGGGGTCTATAGTAATAGATACGTCATATGTAGGGTATTCATCTATCGTTGTTAGTGGTATGTTATTTATAAGAATAAGAGGCTCCATGCTCCCTTCAAAAAATGAAAGCGTTAACAAATAAAGAAAGGGTCATGCGCCTCGCTGAAATGGGAGGGGAGAAATAAAGGCAATGGGGATTGTAAAAGAACAGGCTCCGGAAAAAGAAAGTCAGGAAGAACGGGAAGCGACAGTGAAAGCTGTCCGTCAGGACATTGAAAAGGAAAAGGCAAAAATCACAAAGGGCAAAAGACGCAGAAAAATCGTTTCCGTTTTTGCAAAACACGGATTAACGTTTCTGTTGAAAGACACCCTGTTTTGGAAGTTAATGGGGAAGCAGAAACGGAGCCAAAAGGAAGATGAACACCTTCGTCAAATTGGTGCACGGATACGTATAGCTTTTGAAGAACTGGGACCGACCTTTATTAAGTTGGGACAGGTATTGGTCACCCGCCAGGATCTTTTGCCGGATCCGATCACACAGGAACTCGAGAAGCTGCTCGATCAAGTGCCTCCGATTGGATATGACTACATGGCGTGTATCATTGAAGAGGAGTTTCCGGAGGGCGTGGATCTGTTTGAGTGGATTGATGAAGTACCACTTGGCTCTGCCTCATTGGCACAAGTCTACAAAGCGGAAATGAAAGACGGAACGACAGTTGCCTTGAAAATTGTACGGCCAACAGTGGAAAAACTGTTTCAAACTGATATTACCGTCATTAAGAAAATGAGTGGGTTATTGCAAAATCGCTTGTCTCCGGAATTGTCTGCAGCCATCGATATAGGATCATTGATTCAGGATTATTACAGCAGCGCGATGGACGAACTTGACATGATAGAAGAAGCAGGAAAAATGCGGGAAATGACAAAATATCGGAAAAGTACGTCATACGTAGATGTCCCGGCGGTTTACGAGGCGACGAAGAACGTCTTGATCATGGAACACATTGATGGTTGGATGCTTAAGGATTTTCCGGTCGACTTCCTTACATTTGAAGAACGAACGAAGATTATGATCGACCTTGTCCACCTTTATGTTCAACAACTCATGGATGGGCATTATCACGCGGATGCACACGGTTCGAACATCATGATCGATAAACACAGAAAAAAAGCCATTGTCATCGATTGGGGAATGACCGGGCGCATGGACAGTGTCTCGGCATTTGTGCTCATGCGTGTAATTATGCTTATTCAGTCCAACCAGGCCGAAGACGTTGCAGAAGTGTTTATGGAGCTGATGAACCCGACGATTTATACCGATCCGGTTAAATTGAAAGATGAGATACAAAGCTTGGCACTTCATTACGTTAACTCCGCGCAGGGAAGTGACCGTTACAATTACGGTCAGCTAGTCATGCAGTCGACAGCTATCGGCATTAGTAATTATTGCAAAGTCCCGAACAGTTTGGCACTTTGGGCAAAAGGCTTTTCCGCAACAGAAGGGGCAGCCCGCTGGATCGCCCCGGAAATCTCTTATGGGAGAGTGGTGGAAGCGTATGAAATTCCGATTTTAAAAAATATCCTTCGATCGCGGTTTAACTACCGGTCCAATGCGAGTTTAGTCGCTGAATCGTCAAAGATGGTGGCCACATTTCCGCGACGCGCCACGAAGGTGATGGAAAATCTCGCGGAAAACAAGTTTCGCATGAACATGCAACTGCAACCGGACACCGTTATGCGCAATACGCTTAACCAAATCGTCAACCGTCTGTCTTTGGCATTGATTACATTCGCCATTATCGTGGCGAGCGGCTTCATCATCGCGAGTGTACCGGGGGGGACCTTTTTGGGTATGAGCGCGGTGACGGTTGCAAATATCGGATTGGTGACTTCGCTTGTTTTCGTCCTATTCATCCTTTGGCGCTTCATTCGGACACGAAAACACCGATCACTACTGTGAAAAATTAATGGAGGAGGCATACGTAATGTCTGAAAAAAATGAAAACATGAGCATGCAAGAACGAATTGATTACTTTTACAGACAAAGCGGTGGTCCCGGAAACCCGGAAATTGAAAGGATTCTAAAAGATCATTTGTTGAATGGCAAAGACCACGGGATACCGGGGCAAAAAGAAGAACCGAAGGACGCGTTTACGGAAGTGTTCCTCAGTGACCATTCTACCCAGCCGATCGTAATGGGGTTCATGAAAATGCGATTTGCCATGAAGGAACAATGGGAGGCTTATTTAAACGCAAAACAGACAGATTACAGCCAATTGGATAAAATGAAAAACATGAACTGATCGAGGCGCCGCAAAATGTAGGGGTTTTTTATGTCGAATGAACGGCCTTAGGAAAAATTTAGTATGAATGTCTTTATTTTTTGACAATACGACACTTATAGAATGGTTTTTAAATAGGCGTGTATTATAATGAAGTTGACATGTGCAGAGGGAGCGTTCAGCTCCCTTACACCCAACAAAGGAGGTGGCAGCAAAATGGAAGAAACCGAAAGAATGGCTTTCGGACGAACCGTGAAAAAAAGAGTGTTCGCTGCCCTTGTTGCCGGTTTTCTGCTGCTCGGGGGCATGGTGGCTACTTTAGGGATGACCGGAACCGCCTTCGCGTTGCCGTTGGGCGGAATTGGGGACTTTAATGTGAGTTTTGACGAATTGGAAGGAGAAGGATTTTCCCTGAACCCGAATATCGGCGAAACAGGCGATGCGGATGCCGCTCCTTTGGTGCGAAACCAAATTGACAGGGCGACCATCGATGGGTTGCATATTTACAAGGACTTACCTATGCCGGGCGGCGATTGGATTCGAATTAACATTGCTGCTTCTGAGCCTACAACAATCGAGGGGTTGGTGCAAGATGCCCGTTTTGTTGACGCTGATTTGAATTTTACGGAGATGGGTATGGGTCAGACGAATACATCCGATATGTCACCGGAAGACGCTTTCCGGGAGAATTGGTCGTCTGACGCGGATACAGTCACGATTACAGACGGAGAAATTATTACGAGTTACTTATTCCAAAACATGGTCAGCTTGCAAGGGGCACAAATTTACATCGATTTTATCGACGAACCCGACAGTGGTGCTGGCAGCCCTCCGTCAATAGATGATTCCGGCACAGCATCAACAACGACAGGTGATGGCGGCGGCAGCTCCATTGACACGAGTGACAGCGACAGTGACAGAGACGGAGAAAGCGAAACTGCCGCGGGTCCGGGAAGCAGTGGGGATAGCGATGCCTCGGGCGGAGCACTTCCGTCAACCGCTGGGAATACTGTGGTCATGATTTTAATTGGGTTATTTGCAGTAGCGATAGGCAGCGTGTTTGTGTTCAGGAAAAGGATTTTTGCCGCGTAAGACATGTAAATAATGAAAATATAATTATGATTAAAGAGGTGGGACGTTATGCAGGAAGAAACAGTAGCTGTTGGACGGACAGTGAAAAAGAGGTTTTGGTCAGCAATAGCCGCCGGCTTTCTAGCATTCGGCGCGATGATCGCTGTGTTTGGCATGAATATGACAGCGGTTGCATTGCCACTCGGCGGAATGGGTGACTTTTATGTCGAACTTGATGAACTGCAAGGCGAAGATTTTCATTTAGCGCCGCATATCGGCGAAACAGGTGAGGCGGATGAAGCCCCCATGATCCGTAATGAAATTGGAAGTGTAGATATCACAAATTTGCACATTTATAAAGATTTGAGATTGCCGGGAACGGAAAGTTGGATCCGAATTAACATTACCTCCCCGAGCGTTTCCATTGATGGACTCATTCAAGATGCCCGGCTCATTGATGCCAATCTGGACTTTAACAATTTGGCAATCGAACAACGCAACACGGAAGAATTTACGGAAAATTGGACGCAAAACGCGGATACGATCACAATTACAGACGCTAAAATTGTAACCGATTATTTGTTCCAAAGTGTCGTTAGCCTGGAAGGTGCAGAGATATCGATTGAAAACATCGATGAACCGGAAATGACCGAATAAAAAAGCAATCATCCACAAAAGTGGAAAGGGGGCTCCTATCATGAACAGCAAGAAGGAGGAAAGAATTCAGAAAAGGGAGCAAAAAAATCAGGTACAATTGGAGAAAAGACAATCGAAACTGGTGGATGCCGGTCGGTTTAAGCGTTGGAGAAATCGCAGGCCATTCTGGGGAGCAACGTTTACGTTGCTCGCCGGTTTAATGATTTTGTACATTCCGCTCCACCTTTACGCGATTGCTTTTGCGCCCGGAAGCTTGGCGTTTGTCGGCTTTTTGTTCGGTGGACTCGTCATAATCATGGGTGCGCTCGCGTATATTTATCCGCAATTTTCCACCATTTTCGGTGTCGTTACGATTTTTCTGTCCATTCTTTCCATAA
It includes:
- a CDS encoding SDR family NAD(P)-dependent oxidoreductase, which gives rise to MSSWDNLLEGKVAVVTGASRGLGRADALALAEAGADVVITDILMESDEESSSKAKEYGAIAQVMQSTKVVYSEKTSEEIRDMGRRSVAMKMDVTDVDEVNEVFKKIYEDFGRIDILVNNAGTVDHVSKIEKQNDDLWERDLQVNLTGSYNCTKAVWPYMKEQEYGRIINMASIVGLAGGFGQASYAATKGGLLSFSKSMALEGAKYGINVNAIVPGIIGTEAFKMGNKKMNDRMVERTAFKRPGEPDDIANAITFLVSDKAKYITGVGLNVTGGIDLFTF
- a CDS encoding thiolase family protein; amino-acid sequence: MTEAVIVDALRTPVGRKKGSLSEKHPVDILVPVLQELVNRNNVEAGDVEDVITGCVTMIKEQGGNIGRQAVLAAGFPVEVPAYSLNRMCGSSQQSLNAAAQEIIAGDADVSIACGVENMTSIKMGTDMGKFSKDLTKRFNIVPQGLSAEMIAEKWNLEREELDEYALESHQRAAKATDNGEFKREIIPMEVDIEDGKKTLDQDEGIRRETSMEKLAGLTPSFKPKDGVVTAGNASQVSDGASGILLMSREKAEASGLKPRARVIARAVVGEDPVIMLTGIIPATRKVLKKAGLSLGDMDGIEVNEAFASVVKAWEREFEPDMSKVNPRGGAIALGHPLGASGTKLTATLLNYLEDTDGKYGLQVMCIGFGMATATIIERL
- a CDS encoding SCP2 sterol-binding domain-containing protein, which produces MAEMAQSTEKVFQMIDAALKTDPSAIEDAEGVYQFNLTGDDGGTYQMIIESDGARAVKGEEKEPDCTLEISADDYKKMVAGTLNPTEAFMGGQLTIDGDMGMAMKLQTVLNTFSF
- a CDS encoding R2-like ligand-binding oxidase is translated as MVQHERFQTVESQLNWNAPMYRLYEKAKKNYWDPANIDFSQDQEDYQNMSSMDRMFALPLVGAFAAGEEAVTLDILPMLEVMARQGRLEDTMFLTTFLHDEAKHTEMFSRWQTAVGVADLDLHNFHNDDYKRVFYQELPEKMDRLKTDDSPEAIIRAATVYNMIVEGTLAESGYHAFRQIFKEAGLMPGILKGIDLLNQDEGRHLQFGIFTIQRLVAGNDKLMKVFHDYMDELSPYAFGFVDYLTGLFEETKKHEWVDMTLKVDPNLMKEYARSQFDIRKSKVERARKYESGAELEAAATKQ
- a CDS encoding NAD(P)/FAD-dependent oxidoreductase, with amino-acid sequence MNDHAIDLYDITIIGGGPAGLFTAFYGGMRQAKVKIIESMPQLGGQLSALYPEKYIYDVAGFPKVRAQGLVDNLVEQMQMFEQTVALDQSVENVNKLDDQTFRIETDKETHYSRTVIIAAGVGAFQPRKLKIEEAEQYENRNLHYFVDNLGAFKNQEVLICGGGDSAVDWTLMLANEANVTLTHRRDKFRAHEHSVAELQSAPVNLHTPFEVSELRGNGEKINQVVLQEVKGTDQKVVNVDNVIVNYGFISSLGPIKTWGLDTTKNSIIVNSRMETNIKGIYAVGDVTSFDGKVKLIATGFGEAPIAVSNAKAYIDPNARLQPGHSTHMF
- a CDS encoding indolepyruvate ferredoxin oxidoreductase subunit alpha, producing the protein MPFVITSPCENEKNSACVDVCPVDCIEEGEDMFYIDPDICIDCGACETVCPVEAIYPDDEVPEQEAKYIEINRNFF
- a CDS encoding AMP-dependent synthetase/ligase, which codes for MDANNLVEMLSQTVERYPDKEALIWKQSSGYTGMTYREFWNTIRNVASGLHRLGVKPDDKVAILSDSNQIWAISDFAIASLGAISVPVYPTLPSNQVSYVLNNGDCTVVIAEDDEQLQKVKDGNANVQHSIVMKPASGFTSTDNVSSFSSLEEDGAYHPLKDWEEQWRAIKGDRLMTIIHTSGTTGAPKGVMLTHDNFLSQMKAIQFWVMELKAEDIHLSYLPLSHVFERMAGHFMPLMAGTTIAYAESIDTIQDNLQEVKPTIMTSVPRLFEKVYAKVVDQIESGSPMKRKIFNWAIDVGKERYDYYLNTPVHELVLKPMPKKLQSQVARADRLVYQKIKERLGGRMRGMVVGGGSLNPDIAKFFWSLDIPILEGYGLTETSPVVTTNPMTRAKIGTTGKPIPGCRVRIASDGEVLVKGLNVMQGYYKNKEATDKDIVDGWLHTGDIGAFDEEGYLKIIDRKKRILVLSTGKNVAPAPIESAINESRYIEFGAVVGDGRKYVAALVTPDMENLLPWAKQQGIQTESRVELCARDDVQQLLMDEVARHTNAYADYERPKKVVTIGDEWTVDSGELTPKLSLRMKNIEEKYREHIEKAYDEASISAKEVAAGTQ